Proteins from a genomic interval of Eschrichtius robustus isolate mEscRob2 chromosome 18, mEscRob2.pri, whole genome shotgun sequence:
- the LPAR6 gene encoding lysophosphatidic acid receptor 6 gives MVSNNSSHCVYDDSFKYTLYGCMFSMVFVLGLISNCVAIYIFICTLKVRNETTTYMINLAMSDLLFVFTLPFRIFYFATRNWPFGDLLCKISVMLFYTNMYGSILFLTCISADRFLAIVYPFKSKTLRTKRNAKIVCIAVWLTVMGGSAPAVFFQSTHSQGNNTSEACFENFPEATWKTYLSRIVIFIEIVGFFIPLILNVTCSSMVLRTLNKPLTLSRSKINKTKVLRMIFVHLVIFCFCFVPYNINLILYSLMRTQTFVNCSAATAVRTMYPITLCIAVLNCCFDPIVYYFTSDTIQNSIKMKNWSTRRSDSRFSEVQGTENFIQHNLQTLKNKIFDNESTI, from the coding sequence ATGGTAAGCAATAACAGCTCCCACTGCGTCTATGATGACTCCTTTAAGTACACTTTGTACGGGTGCATGTTTAGTATGGTGTTTGTGCTTGGGTTAATATCCAACTGTGTTGCCATATACATTTTCATCTGCACTCTCAAAGTGCGAAATGAAACAACAACATATATGATTAACTTGGCAATGTCAGACTTGCTTTTCGTTTTTACTTTACCCTTCAGGATATTTTACTTTGCAACACGGAATTGGCCATTTGGAGATTTACTTTGTAAAATTTCAGTGATGCTGTTTTATACCAACATGTACGGAAGCATTCTGTTCTTAACCTGTATTAGTGCCGACCGATTTCTGGCAATCGTCTACCCGTTTAAGTCAAAGACTCTAAGAACCAAACGAAATGCAAAAATCGTTTGCATTGCTGTATGGTTAACTGTGATGGGAGGAAGTGCACCAGCAGTTTTTTTTCAGTCTACCCACTCTCAGGGTAACAATACCTCAGAAGCCTGCTTTGAAAATTTCCCAGAAGCCACATGGAAAACATATCTCTCAAGGATTGTAATTTTCATCGAAATAGTGGGATTTTTTATTCCTCTAATTTTAAACGTAACTTGTTCTAGTATGGTGCTAAGAACTTTAAATAAACCTCTTACATTAAGtagaagcaaaataaacaaaactaaggttttaagaatgatttttgtacatttggtcatattctgtttctgtttcgtgcCTTACAACATCAACCTTATTTTATATTCTCTTATGAGAACACAGACGTTTGTTAATTGCTCAGCAGCAACAGCGGTAAGGACCATGTACCCAATCACTCTCTGCATTGCTGTTTTAAACTGTTGCTTTGACCCTATAGTTTACTACTTCACGTCAGACACGATTCAgaattcaataaaaatgaaaaactggtCTACCAGGAGAAGCGACTCCAGATTCTCTGAAGTTCAAGGCACAGAGAACTTTATTCAACATAACCTACAGAccttaaaaaataagatatttgaCAACGAATCTACAATATAA